Part of the Pirellulales bacterium genome is shown below.
TCCGCCAGCTTCAATCCATCCTTGCCAGGCACGACGCCAATTCGCTGGACCTCGTTGAGTTGGTAATGGAGATAGAGGATTTCGATAGCACGTGCTGAGTATGTCACGCAAGGAGGATGCCTTATGAGCGAATATCAATTCGTGGCCTTTCGCGCGATCGATGGCCCGGTCAGCGAAAAGAACCTCAAATACATGGAGAAGCAATCTACGCGGGCCGAGATCACGCGCTGGTCGTTCGAGAATGAATACCATTTTGGCGATTTCCGCGGCAATGCATTGGAGATGATGCGCCGCGGCTATGACATTCACTTGCACTACGCAAACTTTGGGATTCGCAGCCTATTTCTCCGGTTTCCCAAGGGGTTGCCCGATCACGACGCGGCGAAACCCTATCTCGATGGCGACTCGCTCCAGTTTAAGAAGGATAAGCGCGGACCGGGTGGAACTCTGGCAATCGAGCCGTTTTACGAACCCGGCGACCTAGAAGAGCTTTGGGATCTCGACGAAATGGTGGACGACTTAATTCCGATCCGAAAAGAGATCCAAGCTGGCGACACCCGACCGTTGTACTTGGCTCATCTGGCGATTTGCTGCGACTGCAATCACGACCCTGATGAACAAATGGAGGGGCCTGTTCCCCCTGGACTTGAAAAACCGACCAATGCACAACTCGCATTGGCCAGTTTCTACTGGATCGGCAAGGCACTGATTGCCGCCGCCGCACGTCCGGATCGGTCGTCCGCCGGGGACAATCATCGCCGCACCGTTGCGCAACTTCGATCCGAAGCAAAAGAGATCGAGAACAAGTCGGCTCGAAGGAAGGCTGCGGCGGACGCCCAGGCCCGGGCGCGACTCTTGGCCAAAATGGCCGAGAACCCGACACCGTTTCTGCTGAAGACGGAACAACTGGTCGTTGAACGCTCCACAAATGCCTATGGCAAGGCGAGTTCGCTTCTCGCCGATTTGCGCGAGGCGCTATCCGAAAGCGATAAATCGGATTTGGCAGAGATGCAGGCGCGGAAACTCCACGATGCTCACCCGCAATTCCGCGGCCTCACTGCGGCTCTTCGACGCGAAGGATTCATTCCGAAGCCGGCGAAACGAACGGCGCGGCCGAGAAGTCAGAACTGAAACGATTGCCCCTAAACTAGCGCCCAGCTTCGTCAGCGTGAACTCGTGATTGGCAACAGCCCGCCGGTCAATTTGACGGGCGCCGAGCGGACTTGAACTGTTGCCGGGGCGAGGCCTTGTCGGGCTGCGGTCAAGGTGATGACGCCGGACGTGAGCGTCGAGCGGATCGCTACGCGGTTGATTCCGCATTCGGTGTCTAGAAATAGGTTGTTGGTTGAGCCGACCATTCCGCTATTGTATCCGCCGCGCCAGATTCCCGGCCCGTCGATCGTGAAGTCGATGCGCGCCTGATCGGTCGGACAGCGATGGCCGTCGGCGTCGCAGACTTCGACGTCGAACAATGCCACGTCCTGGCCATTGGCGCGCAGGCCGCCGGCACCGGTCGTAGCGGTCAGTTTCACGCTCTTGGCAAGTCCGGCGGTCGTTAGCGCGTCGGTGCAAACAATCGCGCCGTGGGCATCATAACCGGTCGCCTTGATTGTGCCGGGTTCCCACCTCACATCGTGGAAGGTGAACACATATCCGTCCGCCGGTTGATCCGCGCGGCCGAGCGACCGCCCGTTTATGTTTAGCTCGACTGCCTGACAGTGATTGGCGAACACGTAGATCGTCTTTTTCGTCCCCGCGGGATACGTCCAATGCCCGATGATGTGCAGATCGGGGCGCGGGCTTTGCATGACGCGGTAGGCGTAGTAGGCCTCTTTTGGCAGCCGGACGGCATCGACCTTGCCACTGACGCGGGCGACTTCGCTCGAGTCCTGCCGCCCGTCGGCGTTGGAATCCGAGAAGTAGATTGAAGCGTAGCCGGACCACCGCGAACGACGCGGGTCGGGGTCGGCGATGCGGTTCTGCCAATAAGCCGTGTACCGTGCGGCGGCCGCCAGGCAGAAGGTCTCGCTGTTCCAGTGATAGGTGTCGTTCGGCCCCGGCTTGAAGCCGTAGTCGGGCGGCGAGAAGTCGTCCCAGAACCGCCGGGCCGCCTCGTCGCGGAAATCCTCGGTCTCGATGATCGGCGCGCGATCGCGCCGCTCGGCGCTGTAGGCACGGAACATGTCGCTCGGGCCTTTGAGCAAGTCAGTCCGTCGATCCTGACCGATCATCACGCCAAAATACTCGGCTACCGGAGTGGCGGCCGGATCGTTCAGCGTGCGGCAGCCGATGACGCGACCGCCGTTGGGGTCCCACTCCTTTTTCAGTTCGACCATCTGCTTCATGTGCTCGGCGCCGACCCCGTTGTTGCCGGCCTCCCAGAACAGGATGCTGGGGTTGTTGCGGAAGTAGATCATCGAGTCGCGCATCACCTCGATCCGCTGCTCCCACTGGCGGCCCTCGACATCTTTCTCCTTGTCGCCCGCCGGACAGACCTCGACGATTCCGGCACGGTCGCAGGCACAAACGTCAACGCGTTGCGGCGCGATGTGCATCCAGCGCAGGTAATTCGCACGGCTGTCGCGGATCAGCCGGGCTGTCAAATCGTGCATCCAATCGGGATAGGCCTGTCCAAGTCCGGCCCATTCGTTGGACGATCGCTGCGAATAGCCGGTGAGGTACGTGAACTTGCCGTTGATAAACACGCCGCCCGTCCCAGCGCCACCGCGAAACTCGGTTTTGCGGAAGCCGGTCGTCGTCTTGGCGACATCGATGACGTTCCCCCCAACAGTCAAGATCGTATAAACGTCGTACAAACTTGGTTCGTCAGGACTCCAGAGCCGCGCCGCCACGAGATGGCCGGACGCCTTCATCGTTTTTCGACTGCCGCCGGCAAGATCGATTGTACTGCCGTCACATCGCGCACTGACGTGGCCTTGCCAATCGACAACGACCGCCGATAGTGTGACCGAGGCGCGGACTTTCGACTCGTTTGCAACTTGCGACTCGATATTCACGTCGCAGCCGCCATCGGCGACTGCAATGTTCGACGGATAGACATACACGCCACTAGTCTTCAGCCCATCGTAGAGCGGCAGCGTTTGATGGATTGGGTCCATTGCATGGAACCAGACGTGGCGATTGATGCCGCCGTAATTCGGGTTGAAGTCCTTCGACTCCCATTGGAACGCGGTGCCAGTCGCCCGTTCTGCATAGCGGCCGCTGTTATCGACTAGGACCGCGAGCACATTCTCACTATTGCCGAATTTGGCGCCGGCGGTCATGTCCGCTCCGTAAGCAGTCACGCCGTTTTCCGAAAGTCCAATCATTTTACCGTTCAAGAAGATCTGTCCGGCCTGGCGCATCCCCTCGAATTCGAGAAACAGCTTGCGCCCTCGCAAGTCGGCCGGCAACGAAAAATGCTTGCGGTACCAGGCGACTCCCATGTATGCGCCTTGCTGGCCGCCGCTATGAGAGATGATTCGATTGAACGTGTCGATGTCGTTGTACGTGTGCGGCGTGCTGACGACCGTCCAGCCCGAATCATCAAAGCCAGGCGCCTCGGCCCCCGGCAAATCCTGGCGGATGAACTTCCAGCCGACATCAAACGAATAGACGGCGTGCGGCGAGGTGGGGGGCGCAAAGGGTGCTTGGCCAACTTGCGCAAAAGCGGCGCCGCTCGTTACGCAATGAAGCACGAGGAATAAGCAAGACGCCAATCCTTGTCGCCGTCTCTCAGTCACGAAGCGCCTTCGACTTGCAGTACACGGCCGCCGATGCCAATCGCCACAATTCAGTTCGGAATCCATCGACCACCAAGTGCAATCGTTGCGATGCATCGAATTCCTATTTATTGGACGCGAAGTTCCAAGTTGGTCAAGCAGAATTCTGCGAATCGCCGCTATAATCTTCGCGTGGGAGATTCCGACCTCAGCCGATGCAGACTGTTCGTCATCCTGGCGACGATTGGCATCAATGTCGTTGCCGTATCGCTCTTGGTGTTTGCGCCGTGGTCGGGTTGGCGGACGGCGTTGGCGCTGAATCTGATCGACAACGCGCTGCTACTGGGCTTCATGCTGCGGTACCGCGACGTCCTCATGGCGCGGCTCATCGTCTTCGGACTTTCCGCCGGAGTCGTCGAACTCGTTGCCGATGCCTGGCTCGTCGGCATCACGGGCACGCTGGATTATTCGATCGGTGGCGGGCCGATGCTCTGGCGATCGCCCGTCTGGATGCCCGCGGCTTGGGAAGTCGTATCGGTCCAGTTCGGCTATGTCGGCCTGCGGCTTTGGGAGCGGTTCGGCGCAAGCGGATTGCTTCTCAACGGAATCCTCGGGGCGATCAACATTCCGTTCTACGAAGAGATGGCCAGACGAACCCACTGGTGGCAATACTCGGGCTGCCGAATGATCTCAGGCACTCCGTGGTACATTATCCTCGGCGAATTTGCCATCGCCGTGCTGCTCGGTCTGTTGGCGATCTTCGTCAAGCGCGGTGGCTGGCGGACTTCGATAGCGGCGGGAGCCGCCGGGGGCGCCGGCATCTTCGTCGCATATGCGGTTGCGTTTACGCTCATTGAGGGCTGGCCACGTCGCTGACGATGAGCGTCGCCGTTTCGTGACTTGGTCAGGCTATCTCCGGCAGTTCGTAGCCTTTGCGGCGCGGGCGAGAGACGTAGGTGTTGGCCTCGGCGTCGTCGAGGAACTGCTCCTTGTCGGGATCCCAGCGGAGCTTGCGGCCGACTTCGCGGGCGATATTGAGCAGGTGGCAAACGCTGATCGAGCGATGCCCGATCTCGACGTCGGCGTTCGGCTTCGCTCGGGTCTTGATGCAATCGAGCCAATTCTGAAGGTGCGGCCGGGCGACCCAGCCGCGGTCGGCCAATTCCTCGGCCGTTGGCGGCGGCGGCGCGTTCTTGATAAGGTCGGGAGGATTGCTGGTGAATTTATTGCGATTGATCTCGATTTTGCCATGCTCACCGGTAAAAATCGCGCCCCCTTCGGGACCGCGAGGGCGACTGAGTTCCATCCGCACCTCGACGCCGTTGGCATAGCGCATCGAGACCTTGCCATTCGGTCCGGACGTGACCGGCCAAATCTCAACCGGTCCTGTCTCGCTCGCGCCGAGAGCCCATTGAATCTGATCGACGCCGTGGGCGCCCCAGTTGGTCATGTCGCCGCCGGAGTAATCGCGCCACTGCATCCAACTGAATTGCAGTTGCGAATTGAAGGGTCGCAACTCGGTCGGACCACACCAGGCGTCCCAGTTGTCTCCTTCGGGGACCGCCTCTTCTGGCAAACCGGAGTAGCGTTTCGGGCCGCCGTAGGCCAGGCCTTGCACGACGATGAGCTTGCCCAAGCCGCCGTTGCGAACGAATTCGCAAGCCACCCGGTTCCGCTCCATCGTTCTCTGCTGGCTGCCGACCTGAAAAACTCGCTGATCCTTGCGGGCCGCGTTGACGAGTGCACGGCCTTCGGCGATGTAGGCCGTGAGCGGTTTTTCGGCATACACGTCCTTGCTGGCCTGGCAAGCATGAATGGCGATTCCGGCGCGCGCGTGGTCGGGCGTGGCGACGACCACCGCGTCGAGCTTCTCCTTGTCGAGCATCTCGCGATAATCTTGATACACTTTCCAATCGGCTTTCTTTTCCGCCACGGCTTCGTGAGCCCGCTTGATGTAGCAATCGGCGACCGCGACGATATGCCCCGGCGGCGGGAGTTGATCGATCAACTGCCTCGCCCGATGTCCAGTTCCGATAAAGCCGACGATCACGCGGTCATTGGCGCTCGGCTTTTCGTCGGCGCCGAGCGCGGTCGAGGAAATCAGATGGGGCAGAGCGATGGCTCCTGCCGCGCCGACAGCCGAGTATTTGAGGGCTTCGCGTCGCGAAAGTCGGGATGAACTCATCGTTGAATCTCCTTGGCTGGGCGGGTGCTGCGGGCGGGTGCGTCGTGGCAGGGATTGTGCTGACACCGCTAACTATCTTCGCCTAAAACGAAACGAGTTGCAATTGCCGAGACGGGCTTCACGAAGCTGCCGCCGGGTTTTCCCAGCGCACGCGAGGGAAGCGCGCGAAATCGCCGTCACACGACGCAAGCGTTGCCCCGAGCGCGATGGCGATGGACGCGAGATGGGCATCCGTCGTCAGATTGCCCGCCGTGCCGGTCTCTCGAAGCAAGTCGCGCAGAATATGCCATTGCTCGTCCGTTTCGGTGACCAGTCGCGTATTGGGATGCGCAAGCCACGTTTCGACGCGATCGAGCGCCTCGCCGGAAGTTAGCGGGCTGGGAAACACCCGCGGATTGGTTGCCAAGCGCAGAAATCCAAGGATAACAACCCACGCGAGACCGATGGGCTCGCCGCTGCCAAGCGCCTCCTCCCACCAGCCTCGCACGCGAGCATGTTGCGCGGCATCCCGATTCACGGCATACAGCAATACGTTCAGATCGATGAGCTTCATTTGCGGGCCGCCAGTTTACGCACGGCGTGCTCATCTTCATCGGCGGCGGCCAACGCCAGCGCTTTGTCGAGATTGGCGAATGGCGCGCCCAAGGAAAACACCCGCTCGCGGTAGCGCACATGCCTCACACCGCGGCTGGCCATTCCCTGGCGGATGGCTTGATTTATCAGCTTGGTGATGGGAACTTTTTCAGCGATGGCCCGGCTCTTGAGTTCGCGAAGCAAATCGTCGTCAATTCGCACAGTCGTTCTCATAATTGCATCATAGCATCACAATCGTTGATGTCAACGCATCAGTTTGCACCGCCCGATCTCTTCGATTGCTCGCGCGACATTCATTAGATTCCTGCGGCGGACGCCGAAGTCAGCCATTCCAAATTGCCGATAGCTAAATCTATTGGCAGTTACCCTATCTTTTCTGGCCCGCACGGACATCTTCATGCTCTCTATCTTCCGTGCCCAGCGAGGAGATTTACCCCGCAATGATGGCGCGAGCCCAGAATATAAAGAACTTGGACAACTTGAGAGATTTCGTTAATAAGACCCTCTGCTATCAACATCAACTCGTAATCGGTGCGTTTCGGATGACGGAGCGTCTGTTGCTCCGTGGGGATCAACCGTGCGGAATCTTGTTTTGTCTGCACGGCCCGAGGGCGGTCAAATTCACGGCGGTTTGGGAAACCGAACGCAACACAGTCTTGTTTTACGGGTCGACCGGCGAGCGATTGCAAAAGATCCAGCTCGTCGAACCGCTCGCGGAAGAGCTTCCAAAGACGTCTTGACAGGCGTTCAGGAGTACTATACATAAATATACTATCCTATCGCATACGGAGGTGCCTTCATGTTGGTTTTGTCCCGCAAGCAGAGTGAGCGAATCAAAGTGGGCGACTCGATCGTCGTGACCGTGGTCCGCGTCTCCGGTGATAAAGTGCGGCTGGGGATCGAAGCCCCGGCCGATATGATCGTGTTGCGAGAGGAATTGGAAACGCGCGGCGCGCCGGCCGCTGCCTTGCCGGAGTTGAACGGGCCGCCGGCACTCAACGGCTGAGTTCGAACGATGGGTGACGACGGCGACACTCTCGTAGCCCGACGCCGGTAGCCTTGGCCACGTGGCCGACGCTGCCCGGGTCGGGCTACCCCGGATCGTCTTCCGTCTTGAGCTTCGCCGTCATCAAGAGAAACTGGTCGAACGAGTACACCCGCTGCTCCGGGTCGGGAGCCAGGCAGCGTGCGACCACCTCGGCCAGCCGGCGATTCGTCTGCGGCCTTTCCGACAGCACGTCGATCGTCGGATCGTGTTGCAAGGCCGCCTGTCCGTGCCCGCGTTCCCAGGGCAGCTTGAACGTGAGCATCTCGTAAGCCATCGCACCGAACGAGAACACATCGATCCGCCAGTCCTTGGCTCGCCGCCGGACCACTTCCGGCGCCATGTAGTTGGCCGTCCCGGTGCGATTGCCCGGCTGCATGAACTCGGGGGTGGCGGGGATCGTCAGCCCGAAATCGATGAGCTTGATCGTTTCCAGGTCGTGCGAGCAGACGAAATTCCGCGGGCAGACGTCGTGGTGGATGTAGCCGGTGTCGTGGACCGCCTTGAGCGCCTCGGCTGCCTGCCGCAGCAGCTTGACGCGCCGCCCTTCGAGCCGCCGATCTTTGGAGACCAACACCGAGTGCAACCCCGGTCCTTGAATGAATTCGACGACGATGAATTGCAACCCATCGGTGCTCGTGCCGAATTCGAGTGTCTTCATGATGTTCGGATGGTGGATCGCCATCCCGATTTCCCCCTCGCCAGGCTTCTTCAATCCCTTGAAGCGGGCCTCGTACGCGATGTGCTTCTCCAAGTCCAATATCTTCAGCCCAACGACCTGCCCCGTCTGCCGGTCGCGGGCCATATAAAACGTGGACATCGTGCCCGTGATCGCCTCGCGCAGCAACTCAAACCGCGTGGTGATATTGGTCTTCGAGCCGAACAGCGATTTGAGGTTTCCCAGCAGGCCCATTCTCGATCGCGGCGCCTTTCTGTGTGTGGTGTATTAACCCGGCTTTGCTTGGGAATCTACTTTCCGCGAGTCTCGGCCTCGCGACGCGCACGCAATGACGCAATCCGACGACCGCCGGCTAGCGCCATACATGGACGACCAGCCGGTGGATTCCAAGGCGCAGCATCGGAAAAAAAGCCGCACCGCAGCCAATTCTACTCTAAAGTCACCGCCGGCGAATGGCAACCGACGAAGCGTCACATCCCGCAATAGTCGATCGCCCGAGCGATCTCGCTCTTTAGATCGAAGCGGCGGACGATGCGGTCGATGAAACCGTGCTCGAGCAGGAATTCGCTGGTTTGAAAGCCCTTGGGCAATTCGATGCGGATCGTGGCTTTGATGGTCCGCGGGCCGGCGAAGCCGATCAGGGCCTTGGGTTCGGCGAACACCAGATCGCCTAAAGAAGCGAAGCTGGCGGCCACGCCCCCCATCGTCGGATTGGTGAGCACCGAAATGAACAGCCCGCCACTTTCGCTGTAACGGGCCAAGGCAGCGGAGACCTTGGCCATTTGCATCAGTGACAGGATGCCTTCGTGCATCCTGGCGCCGCCGCCGGAGCCGCTGACGATGATGAGCGGCAGCCTCTCTTCGGTGGCCCGTTCGGTGAGCCGGGTGAGTTTTTCGCCGACGACGGAGCCCATGCTTCCCATGATAAAGGCCGAGTCGGTCACGCCGAAAGCCACGCGGCGGGCGCGGATCATCCCGCCGCCAACGAGCGCCGCGTCGCGCAGGCCGGTCCGCTTCTG
Proteins encoded:
- a CDS encoding DUF4982 domain-containing protein, with the translated sequence MLHCVTSGAAFAQVGQAPFAPPTSPHAVYSFDVGWKFIRQDLPGAEAPGFDDSGWTVVSTPHTYNDIDTFNRIISHSGGQQGAYMGVAWYRKHFSLPADLRGRKLFLEFEGMRQAGQIFLNGKMIGLSENGVTAYGADMTAGAKFGNSENVLAVLVDNSGRYAERATGTAFQWESKDFNPNYGGINRHVWFHAMDPIHQTLPLYDGLKTSGVYVYPSNIAVADGGCDVNIESQVANESKVRASVTLSAVVVDWQGHVSARCDGSTIDLAGGSRKTMKASGHLVAARLWSPDEPSLYDVYTILTVGGNVIDVAKTTTGFRKTEFRGGAGTGGVFINGKFTYLTGYSQRSSNEWAGLGQAYPDWMHDLTARLIRDSRANYLRWMHIAPQRVDVCACDRAGIVEVCPAGDKEKDVEGRQWEQRIEVMRDSMIYFRNNPSILFWEAGNNGVGAEHMKQMVELKKEWDPNGGRVIGCRTLNDPAATPVAEYFGVMIGQDRRTDLLKGPSDMFRAYSAERRDRAPIIETEDFRDEAARRFWDDFSPPDYGFKPGPNDTYHWNSETFCLAAAARYTAYWQNRIADPDPRRSRWSGYASIYFSDSNADGRQDSSEVARVSGKVDAVRLPKEAYYAYRVMQSPRPDLHIIGHWTYPAGTKKTIYVFANHCQAVELNINGRSLGRADQPADGYVFTFHDVRWEPGTIKATGYDAHGAIVCTDALTTAGLAKSVKLTATTGAGGLRANGQDVALFDVEVCDADGHRCPTDQARIDFTIDGPGIWRGGYNSGMVGSTNNLFLDTECGINRVAIRSTLTSGVITLTAARQGLAPATVQVRSAPVKLTGGLLPITSSR
- a CDS encoding Gfo/Idh/MocA family oxidoreductase; translation: MSSSRLSRREALKYSAVGAAGAIALPHLISSTALGADEKPSANDRVIVGFIGTGHRARQLIDQLPPPGHIVAVADCYIKRAHEAVAEKKADWKVYQDYREMLDKEKLDAVVVATPDHARAGIAIHACQASKDVYAEKPLTAYIAEGRALVNAARKDQRVFQVGSQQRTMERNRVACEFVRNGGLGKLIVVQGLAYGGPKRYSGLPEEAVPEGDNWDAWCGPTELRPFNSQLQFSWMQWRDYSGGDMTNWGAHGVDQIQWALGASETGPVEIWPVTSGPNGKVSMRYANGVEVRMELSRPRGPEGGAIFTGEHGKIEINRNKFTSNPPDLIKNAPPPPTAEELADRGWVARPHLQNWLDCIKTRAKPNADVEIGHRSISVCHLLNIAREVGRKLRWDPDKEQFLDDAEANTYVSRPRRKGYELPEIA
- a CDS encoding type II toxin-antitoxin system VapC family toxin yields the protein MKLIDLNVLLYAVNRDAAQHARVRGWWEEALGSGEPIGLAWVVILGFLRLATNPRVFPSPLTSGEALDRVETWLAHPNTRLVTETDEQWHILRDLLRETGTAGNLTTDAHLASIAIALGATLASCDGDFARFPRVRWENPAAAS
- a CDS encoding ribbon-helix-helix protein, CopG family → MRTTVRIDDDLLRELKSRAIAEKVPITKLINQAIRQGMASRGVRHVRYRERVFSLGAPFANLDKALALAAADEDEHAVRKLAARK
- a CDS encoding carbon storage regulator; the encoded protein is MLVLSRKQSERIKVGDSIVVTVVRVSGDKVRLGIEAPADMIVLREELETRGAPAAALPELNGPPALNG
- a CDS encoding serine/threonine-protein kinase, which translates into the protein MGLLGNLKSLFGSKTNITTRFELLREAITGTMSTFYMARDRQTGQVVGLKILDLEKHIAYEARFKGLKKPGEGEIGMAIHHPNIMKTLEFGTSTDGLQFIVVEFIQGPGLHSVLVSKDRRLEGRRVKLLRQAAEALKAVHDTGYIHHDVCPRNFVCSHDLETIKLIDFGLTIPATPEFMQPGNRTGTANYMAPEVVRRRAKDWRIDVFSFGAMAYEMLTFKLPWERGHGQAALQHDPTIDVLSERPQTNRRLAEVVARCLAPDPEQRVYSFDQFLLMTAKLKTEDDPG
- the accD gene encoding acetyl-CoA carboxylase, carboxyltransferase subunit beta, which encodes MAVGKIEPAVEQSSMKRPHWKKRGVPEGLWQLCPGCQQMIYRKEAEKRLGTCPKCEFHWYVSAKDRIQQVLDDGTFEEWSADLEPTDPLNFADKKPYAERLKAEQKRTGLRDAALVGGGMIRARRVAFGVTDSAFIMGSMGSVVGEKLTRLTERATEERLPLIIVSGSGGGARMHEGILSLMQMAKVSAALARYSESGGLFISVLTNPTMGGVAASFASLGDLVFAEPKALIGFAGPRTIKATIRIELPKGFQTSEFLLEHGFIDRIVRRFDLKSEIARAIDYCGM